ACCTCCTGTAATATTACCAAAAGGACGAAAACTTAATGATATTGGATTTGCAAGTTCTCCAACTATATTAAGAGGTAACATAGCTGGTATTGGCTCTGCGAACCCTTTTAAATATCCTCCTAAACCTTTGCTCTTAACTCCATTGTATTGGACCATACCAAATGTTATAAGAGCCCAAGCTAAAGTTGTATTAAGATCTGTTGTAGGAGATCTAAGTCCTAATAATCCTATAAGATTGGAACACATAAAGAATAAGAATAAACTTCCTATATAAGGAGCAAATCTCATCTTGTCTTCTCCCATAGTTTGTTTTACTATAGCGTATAATCCATCTACAAGTGATTCCACAAAAACTTGGAATCCTTTTGGAACTTTGTCAAACTTTCTAGTTCCAAAATATGCGAATAATGT
The window above is part of the Tepidibacter aestuarii genome. Proteins encoded here:
- the atpB gene encoding F0F1 ATP synthase subunit A produces the protein MNGPKIMFTIPGVNIPVSETVTTTWLIMIGLTLFAYFGTRKFDKVPKGFQVFVESLVDGLYAIVKQTMGEDKMRFAPYIGSLFLFFMCSNLIGLLGLRSPTTDLNTTLAWALITFGMVQYNGVKSKGLGGYLKGFAEPIPAMLPLNIVGELANPISLSFRPFGNITGGMVIMMLLYQLLAYLSGLIGIGIPILQVGIPSVLHIYFDLFSGVLQAFIFIMLTMVFVSGAID